The Candidatus Binataceae bacterium genome has a window encoding:
- a CDS encoding Rieske 2Fe-2S domain-containing protein, with protein sequence MAAGTARSLARSGLSTRTAASSPGFHASWYAIARADEVTPGQVVGRDFLEGRAIVYRGESGRGSVMSAYCRHLGADLGVGKVIGEDVRCGFHHWQYGPDGRCTKIPASDKIPRAARVFKFPTAEKWGLVWAFNGEQPLFEVPDFAGYQEAELEYRTIEAFDLPVEPWVPFTNSMDFQHLQVLHGLKIDFDPKQIQVGDYQIQYDVRFEDPNLGVFDQCIRVTGTNTIALAGKLNGMSVCSMATGTPTPDGRTIGWMVTATPRSEAPPQQRARQLEIGEAFFKRLIEEDTPVLSTAHFREGVLIEADRALAMFFQYVKRFPRARPAARFA encoded by the coding sequence ATGGCAGCTGGAACAGCACGCTCATTGGCGCGATCGGGCCTATCGACCCGCACCGCCGCGTCTTCGCCGGGGTTCCATGCGAGCTGGTACGCGATCGCGCGCGCCGATGAAGTAACGCCAGGTCAGGTAGTTGGACGCGATTTCCTGGAAGGACGGGCGATTGTCTATCGGGGTGAGAGCGGGCGGGGGTCGGTAATGAGCGCCTACTGCCGTCACCTGGGCGCCGATCTCGGGGTCGGGAAAGTTATCGGCGAGGATGTGCGGTGCGGGTTCCATCATTGGCAATACGGTCCAGACGGCAGGTGCACCAAAATTCCGGCGTCCGACAAGATTCCCCGAGCGGCGCGTGTCTTCAAGTTTCCGACCGCGGAAAAATGGGGACTCGTCTGGGCGTTCAACGGCGAACAGCCGCTGTTCGAGGTCCCCGATTTTGCGGGGTATCAGGAGGCCGAGCTCGAGTATCGCACCATCGAGGCCTTCGACCTTCCGGTCGAACCGTGGGTGCCGTTTACCAATTCGATGGACTTTCAGCATTTGCAGGTGCTGCACGGTCTGAAAATCGATTTCGATCCGAAGCAAATCCAGGTCGGCGACTACCAAATTCAATACGACGTGCGCTTCGAAGATCCTAACCTCGGAGTGTTCGATCAGTGCATTCGCGTGACCGGGACCAACACCATCGCGCTGGCCGGCAAACTCAACGGGATGAGCGTTTGCTCGATGGCCACCGGAACCCCCACCCCCGATGGGCGGACCATCGGCTGGATGGTCACCGCCACGCCGCGTTCGGAGGCGCCGCCGCAGCAGCGGGCCCGGCAGCTAGAGATTGGTGAGGCATTTTTTAAGCGCCTCATCGAGGAAGACACACCGGTGTTGAGCACCGCGCATTTTCGTGAGGGCGTTCTGATCGAGGCAGATCGAGCGCTCGCCATGTTCTTTCAGTATGTGAAGCGGTTTCCGCGCGCCCGACCCGCCGCCCGTTTCGCTTGA
- a CDS encoding glycoside hydrolase family 15 protein: MNLRIEDYGLIGNTRTAALVGRNGSIDWLCVPRFDSGACFAALLGDRTNGRWQIEPAGDVNRVTRRYRGDTLILETTFETPQGSATLIDFMPIPKREDRVDLVRLVRCNSGSVTMRTEFILRFGYGREIPWVRRADYGLRAMAGPDAVELRSPIRLVGHDLAHTGEFSLTANQEASFTLVWYPSHRPTPHGDDAHALLSTNEKWWSDWSARCKWTGEWRDPVMRSLITLKALSYAPTGGIVAAPTTSLPEALGGVRNWDYRFCWLRDATLTLYALLIAGYTQEARSWREWLVRAVAGHPQEMQIMYGLAGERQLTEREVPWLAGYSNSRPVRIGNAAHEQFQLDVYGEVMDTMHVARKHRVPEQNYAWALEKKLMDYLESAWDQPDEGIWEVRGPRRHFTHSKVMAWVAVDRAVKAVEKFNLHGPVEQWRSLRQQIHDDVCRNGYNATRNAFVQYYGATSLDASILMMPLVGFLPATDARVVGTVAAIEKELMVDGFVMRYSGSGNVDGLPSGEGAFLACTYWYADNLAALGRTEEARAIFERLLGISNDLGLLAEEYDPTGKLQLGNFPQAFTHVCLVNTAHNLAGKRKPAIERAAQ; this comes from the coding sequence GTGAACCTGAGGATCGAAGACTACGGCCTTATCGGCAATACCCGCACGGCCGCGCTGGTCGGCCGCAACGGCTCTATAGATTGGCTGTGCGTGCCACGATTCGACTCGGGGGCATGCTTCGCCGCGCTGCTCGGCGATCGAACCAATGGCCGCTGGCAAATCGAGCCGGCCGGTGACGTAAACCGGGTGACGCGCCGATACCGGGGCGACACCCTGATCCTGGAGACTACTTTCGAGACCCCTCAAGGCTCCGCCACGCTGATCGATTTCATGCCCATTCCCAAGCGCGAAGATCGTGTCGACCTGGTCCGTTTGGTCCGATGCAACTCGGGCAGCGTGACCATGCGCACAGAATTCATCCTGCGCTTTGGCTATGGCCGCGAGATCCCGTGGGTGCGCCGTGCCGACTACGGTCTGCGTGCGATGGCAGGACCGGACGCTGTCGAGTTACGGTCGCCCATTCGACTGGTAGGCCACGACCTCGCTCACACAGGGGAATTCTCGCTCACTGCTAACCAAGAGGCTTCCTTCACCCTGGTTTGGTATCCGTCCCATCGCCCGACTCCTCATGGTGACGACGCCCACGCGCTGCTCTCGACAAATGAGAAGTGGTGGAGCGATTGGTCTGCAAGATGCAAATGGACGGGCGAATGGCGAGATCCCGTCATGCGCTCCTTGATCACCTTGAAAGCACTCAGCTACGCACCGACTGGCGGTATCGTTGCCGCACCTACCACCTCGCTGCCCGAAGCCCTGGGCGGAGTGCGCAACTGGGACTATCGGTTCTGCTGGCTGCGTGACGCGACTCTGACGCTATACGCGTTGCTGATCGCGGGCTACACGCAGGAGGCTCGTTCGTGGCGGGAGTGGCTGGTTCGCGCGGTGGCGGGTCACCCGCAAGAAATGCAGATCATGTACGGACTCGCCGGCGAGCGCCAATTGACCGAGCGTGAAGTGCCGTGGCTGGCGGGCTACTCCAATAGCCGGCCGGTGCGCATCGGCAACGCCGCTCACGAGCAGTTCCAGCTCGACGTGTATGGCGAAGTGATGGACACCATGCATGTGGCGCGCAAGCATCGCGTGCCCGAACAGAACTATGCGTGGGCGCTCGAGAAGAAGCTTATGGACTACCTGGAGTCGGCCTGGGATCAGCCCGACGAAGGTATCTGGGAGGTGCGCGGACCGCGCCGCCATTTCACCCATTCGAAGGTCATGGCGTGGGTCGCGGTCGATCGCGCAGTCAAGGCGGTCGAAAAGTTCAACCTCCATGGCCCGGTCGAGCAATGGCGCTCGCTGCGTCAGCAGATCCACGACGACGTTTGCCGCAACGGTTACAATGCAACCCGCAACGCCTTCGTGCAGTATTACGGCGCCACCTCGCTGGATGCTTCGATCCTGATGATGCCGCTGGTTGGTTTTCTTCCGGCAACCGATGCTCGCGTCGTCGGCACGGTCGCGGCCATCGAGAAGGAACTGATGGTCGATGGGTTCGTGATGCGCTATTCGGGCTCCGGCAACGTCGATGGATTGCCCAGCGGCGAGGGCGCTTTTCTGGCCTGCACCTATTGGTATGCGGACAACCTGGCTGCGCTGGGCAGAACCGAAGAAGCTCGTGCTATTTTCGAACGACTGCTCGGGATCTCCAACGACCTTGGCTTGCTCGCGGAAGAATACGATCCTACCGGCAAGCTCCAGCTCGGGAATTTTCCGCAGGCATTCACCCACGTCTGCCTAGTGAACACCGCACACAATCTTGCCGGCAAGCGGAAACCCGCGATAGAGCGAGCCGCGCAGTAG
- a CDS encoding SDR family NAD(P)-dependent oxidoreductase: MGRLDGKIALIVGGGADGPPNTGETLAIGNGRATAIMCAREGAAVMVSDLKLALAEETAAAIRSEGGRAKAVTCDASKEEDCRGAVEATVREFGGLQLLVNNVGIGIGGNLLKTTTEQFDRMVAVNLRSHFLTMRYAVPEIAKAGGGAIVNVSSMAALRSNRLIPYEATKAALLGLSRSAAASHARDKIRVNTILPGLINSTMVRREIGDREAAVAPRIPLRRQGTPWEIAKAIVFLLSDDASYITGTELIVDGGLSMG; this comes from the coding sequence ATGGGTCGGCTCGACGGCAAGATTGCCTTGATCGTCGGCGGGGGCGCCGACGGACCCCCCAACACGGGTGAGACACTCGCCATCGGCAACGGGCGCGCGACCGCAATTATGTGCGCACGCGAAGGCGCAGCAGTGATGGTGTCCGATCTTAAGCTGGCGCTGGCGGAGGAAACCGCCGCCGCCATCCGGTCCGAAGGCGGCCGCGCCAAAGCAGTGACGTGCGATGCGAGCAAGGAGGAGGACTGTCGCGGGGCGGTCGAAGCGACGGTGCGCGAATTCGGCGGTCTGCAGCTGCTGGTGAACAACGTCGGAATCGGAATCGGTGGCAATTTGCTCAAAACCACGACCGAGCAATTTGACCGGATGGTTGCGGTGAATCTGAGGAGCCATTTCCTTACGATGCGATACGCGGTACCGGAAATCGCGAAAGCAGGCGGCGGAGCGATTGTAAACGTCTCGTCGATGGCAGCACTAAGGAGCAATCGGCTGATTCCATACGAGGCCACCAAGGCTGCGCTGCTGGGATTGTCACGCTCCGCTGCGGCGTCCCACGCGCGAGACAAAATCCGTGTTAACACGATTCTGCCCGGACTGATCAATTCCACCATGGTGCGGCGCGAAATCGGTGATCGCGAAGCGGCGGTCGCACCACGCATCCCGCTGCGGAGGCAGGGGACTCCCTGGGAGATCGCCAAAGCGATCGTGTTTCTGCTCTCCGACGACGCTTCCTATATCACTGGGACGGAACTGATCGTGGATGGCGGGCTGTCGATGGGGTGA
- a CDS encoding LLM class flavin-dependent oxidoreductase: MRKVRFGYQLDFRNPPRSERSFATLYGDSLEQVELAEALGFDSIWLTEHHFTDDGYLPAMLPAAAAIAARTKRVTIGTFVLLAPFQHPLKLAEDAAVVDVISNGRLRLGLGQGYRQEEFDGFGVPRAERLGRTLETIEILKLAWTGQRFSFDGKYFHFKDVRVLPTPASHPYPELLWGAGAPKAIRRAAKMGLSFACVGGRKEMGIYTEALKEAGRNPADFSLVNSRVVYIAATAQQAWKEVGDALMYQAQHYGKWLSAAAGTSDMSQVLIRPDPERLKRTSILGPPEEVRARITAVIESGPITDLITVAQLPGLDPAKARRSLERFGREVLPAFK; encoded by the coding sequence ATGCGCAAAGTAAGATTCGGTTATCAGCTTGACTTCCGGAATCCGCCTAGATCCGAGCGCAGTTTTGCCACGCTGTATGGTGATTCATTGGAGCAGGTGGAATTGGCCGAGGCCCTCGGCTTCGACTCCATTTGGCTAACCGAGCATCACTTCACCGACGATGGTTATCTTCCCGCGATGCTCCCGGCTGCGGCTGCGATCGCGGCGCGCACCAAGCGCGTTACCATCGGGACCTTCGTGCTGCTTGCGCCATTTCAGCATCCACTCAAACTCGCTGAAGACGCGGCGGTGGTGGACGTTATTTCGAACGGCCGTTTGCGGCTGGGGTTGGGGCAGGGCTACCGACAGGAAGAGTTCGATGGGTTCGGTGTACCCCGCGCGGAGCGGCTGGGACGTACCCTGGAGACCATCGAAATTCTAAAGCTGGCGTGGACCGGCCAGCGCTTCAGCTTCGACGGCAAATATTTTCACTTCAAAGACGTGCGGGTGCTGCCCACCCCGGCAAGCCATCCCTATCCGGAATTGCTGTGGGGGGCGGGAGCGCCGAAAGCGATTCGGCGTGCGGCGAAGATGGGATTGTCGTTTGCATGTGTCGGCGGACGCAAGGAAATGGGAATCTATACCGAGGCGCTCAAGGAGGCCGGGCGCAATCCGGCGGACTTCAGCCTGGTTAACAGCCGGGTCGTCTACATCGCTGCCACGGCGCAACAGGCCTGGAAGGAGGTCGGCGATGCGCTTATGTATCAAGCCCAGCACTATGGCAAGTGGCTCAGCGCGGCGGCCGGCACGAGCGACATGAGCCAGGTGCTGATCCGGCCCGATCCGGAGCGGTTGAAGCGCACCAGCATTCTGGGTCCGCCCGAGGAAGTCCGTGCGCGGATAACGGCGGTGATCGAGTCGGGCCCGATTACCGACTTGATTACGGTGGCGCAGCTACCCGGTCTGGATCCGGCCAAGGCGCGCCGATCTCTGGAACGCTTCGGCCGCGAGGTGCTGCCCGCATTCAAGTAG
- a CDS encoding glutathione S-transferase family protein yields MRLFTFATSPYARKVRMALDFKGLSYEPIERCYSLDHKQDLFAASPRAEVPALILDDGRTLADSTIICEYLEDAFPSPPLRPSDPYQRARMRQVEDLCDRVCDAVTYGYWIAEARKSAPEAAAMSQASRAEFAELLQKLEGELGQGDFFCGSPSIADLAAICHVPAARAMGIDLGGMPRLKAWIARMTAIPAVQGDRQRLVRALAKVHDISSELVGPDGRIHWRDSRLEWPVRRGFIDFVAREFHAGKMMFPPQAT; encoded by the coding sequence ATGCGACTGTTCACTTTCGCCACCAGTCCGTACGCGCGCAAAGTCCGCATGGCACTGGACTTCAAGGGCCTCAGCTACGAGCCTATCGAGCGCTGTTATTCCCTGGACCACAAACAGGACCTGTTCGCCGCCAGCCCGCGCGCGGAAGTTCCCGCCTTGATTCTCGACGACGGCCGCACCCTCGCGGACTCCACGATCATCTGCGAATACCTGGAAGATGCGTTTCCCAGCCCGCCTCTGCGACCGTCCGATCCGTATCAACGGGCGCGGATGCGCCAGGTCGAAGATTTGTGCGATCGCGTGTGTGACGCGGTCACCTATGGCTACTGGATAGCGGAGGCGCGAAAATCCGCACCGGAAGCGGCAGCGATGAGCCAGGCGTCGCGCGCGGAATTCGCCGAGCTGCTGCAAAAGCTTGAAGGCGAACTTGGCCAGGGCGACTTCTTCTGCGGCTCACCCAGCATCGCGGATTTGGCGGCCATCTGCCACGTGCCGGCGGCGCGGGCGATGGGCATTGACCTTGGCGGGATGCCGCGGCTGAAAGCCTGGATCGCCAGGATGACGGCGATTCCCGCGGTGCAGGGCGATCGTCAGCGGCTAGTGCGGGCTCTTGCCAAGGTTCATGATATCAGCAGCGAGCTGGTGGGCCCCGACGGGCGAATTCACTGGCGCGACAGCCGCCTTGAGTGGCCGGTGCGACGCGGGTTTATCGATTTCGTGGCGCGCGAATTTCACGCGGGCAAGATGATGTTCCCGCCCCAGGCCACCTAG
- a CDS encoding glycine/sarcosine/betaine reductase selenoprotein B family protein codes for MPVSYIPRTRELYAEFNNPYRWVTNESVPWTPLTKPIALCKVALMSSGGVMYRDQPRFHHEDASYRRIPKSATREDLNVWHFGYPTKDAQLDPNCVFPWERLKQLEREKVIGELHDPCFSFMGGIYSARKVRTELAPKIAAELKGAKVDAFYLVPA; via the coding sequence ATGCCAGTGTCCTACATTCCGCGGACTCGGGAGCTGTATGCCGAGTTCAACAATCCGTATCGTTGGGTGACCAATGAGTCCGTGCCCTGGACGCCGCTCACCAAGCCGATCGCGCTGTGCAAGGTGGCACTCATGAGCTCCGGCGGCGTCATGTACCGTGATCAACCGCGGTTCCATCACGAGGATGCGTCCTACCGACGCATTCCCAAGAGCGCGACCCGCGAGGATTTGAACGTCTGGCACTTCGGATATCCAACCAAGGATGCGCAACTCGATCCCAACTGCGTGTTTCCGTGGGAACGGCTGAAGCAGCTCGAGCGCGAGAAAGTGATCGGTGAATTGCACGATCCATGCTTTAGCTTCATGGGCGGCATCTACTCCGCGCGCAAAGTGCGCACCGAACTCGCTCCGAAAATCGCGGCTGAACTCAAAGGCGCCAAAGTTGATGCTTTCTACCTGGTGCCCGCCTGA
- a CDS encoding MAPEG family protein, which yields MNGVAAIVGLAVLEYMIFGVLVGRARGTYHVPAPATTGDPTFERYFRVHQNSMEALVVFIPSLLLFAYYVSVSLAIAVGLIFLVGRIIYGTGYITAPEKRGPGAMITFSVNAVLVLGAIIGPIVHHFRVH from the coding sequence ATGAATGGCGTGGCGGCAATTGTCGGCCTGGCAGTACTGGAATACATGATTTTCGGGGTCCTGGTGGGAAGAGCGCGCGGTACCTACCACGTACCGGCACCGGCAACGACCGGAGACCCAACCTTCGAGCGCTACTTTCGGGTACATCAGAACTCGATGGAAGCACTGGTAGTGTTCATTCCGTCGCTGTTGCTGTTTGCATACTATGTGAGCGTATCGCTGGCGATCGCGGTAGGGTTAATTTTTCTGGTCGGTCGGATCATCTACGGGACCGGCTACATCACTGCGCCCGAGAAGCGCGGCCCCGGGGCGATGATCACCTTTAGCGTGAATGCCGTTCTCGTGCTCGGTGCGATTATTGGACCGATCGTTCATCACTTCCGGGTCCACTAG
- the tpx gene encoding thiol peroxidase: MAEERKGVVTMRGNPMTLVGPELKPGQKAPGFTIVGKGLQPAGLDQFKGKVKVITTVPSLDTPVCDAETRRFNEEASKLPGDVQILSISMDLPFAQARWCGAAGVDKVTTLSDYRGAEFGQKYGALIKELHLLARAVFVVDKNDNVTYVEYVKEVAEHPNYEAALSAARKAAAA; the protein is encoded by the coding sequence ATGGCGGAAGAACGCAAAGGCGTCGTTACGATGAGGGGTAACCCCATGACGCTGGTCGGTCCTGAACTCAAGCCCGGCCAGAAGGCTCCGGGCTTCACCATAGTCGGTAAGGGACTGCAACCGGCGGGGCTCGACCAGTTCAAAGGCAAGGTCAAAGTCATCACCACGGTTCCCTCGCTCGACACGCCGGTCTGCGATGCGGAGACGCGGCGCTTCAACGAAGAGGCATCCAAGCTTCCCGGCGACGTGCAGATTTTGAGCATCTCGATGGATCTTCCGTTTGCACAGGCGCGCTGGTGCGGAGCGGCCGGGGTAGACAAGGTGACGACACTGAGCGACTACCGGGGTGCGGAATTCGGCCAGAAATATGGGGCCTTGATCAAGGAGCTTCATCTGCTGGCGCGCGCGGTGTTCGTGGTCGATAAGAACGACAACGTCACCTACGTCGAATACGTCAAGGAAGTCGCGGAGCATCCAAACTACGAAGCCGCGCTCAGCGCCGCTCGCAAGGCTGCCGCCGCATGA
- the bluB gene encoding 5,6-dimethylbenzimidazole synthase → MQENENSPRSFAHGLPFAVGLKRGLYEAIFRRRDMREFLPDPIPDEVLARVLIAAHHAASVGFTQPWDFVVIRDLERRRRVHAIFDEERIKNADQFVDERRANFLSLKLEGILESPLNVLVTCTPGRSGPGILGKTSIRDVEIYSSCLAVENFWLAARAEGLGVGWVSILRNEALVEIFSIPAGTIPLAYLCVGYVRNFPDQPVLATKGWARRLPPRTLLHFDSWHGDHSSGDDLIKAIQNPDIWHEIFPDEDPGEH, encoded by the coding sequence TTGCAGGAGAATGAAAATTCGCCGCGGTCTTTCGCGCATGGGCTTCCTTTCGCGGTGGGACTGAAGCGCGGCCTCTACGAGGCAATTTTTCGCCGGCGCGACATGCGCGAGTTTTTGCCCGATCCGATTCCTGACGAGGTCCTGGCGCGAGTGCTGATCGCGGCGCACCATGCGGCCAGTGTTGGATTCACGCAGCCGTGGGACTTCGTCGTGATCCGTGATCTGGAGCGGCGCCGACGCGTGCATGCAATCTTTGACGAGGAGCGAATCAAGAACGCCGATCAGTTCGTCGACGAACGCCGCGCGAATTTTCTGTCGCTCAAGCTCGAGGGAATCCTCGAGTCGCCCCTCAACGTGCTGGTGACCTGTACTCCGGGCCGTTCGGGTCCCGGGATACTCGGCAAGACCAGCATTCGCGACGTCGAGATTTATTCGTCGTGCCTGGCGGTGGAAAATTTCTGGCTGGCAGCGCGAGCCGAGGGATTGGGCGTGGGATGGGTGAGCATTCTCCGCAATGAGGCGCTGGTGGAGATTTTTTCGATTCCCGCTGGAACGATTCCTCTCGCATACCTCTGCGTGGGCTACGTTCGCAACTTTCCCGACCAACCCGTCCTCGCGACAAAAGGCTGGGCGCGCCGGCTACCTCCTCGAACGCTGCTGCACTTCGATTCATGGCATGGAGACCATTCGTCCGGCGACGACCTGATCAAGGCGATCCAAAATCCGGACATCTGGCACGAGATCTTTCCCGACGAAGATCCTGGAGAGCACTGA
- a CDS encoding adenosylcobinamide amidohydrolase yields MDRSIPWRWEVRDRTLIVRFDTPFRTLGWAPMGGGFSRARVVANHQVSADDSGATEAPLRYLRRTIRHLAIDPRGVVAMMTGANVGQAAYAFASRGSLVAGAWCTAGCTNALRVGDRATFASAAPGTINLIVALNEPFDDSALTEAVQITTEARVVAVQGAKVASTRSGKPATGTGTDCLVVATPVGKDAHRYCGKHTVAGELIGRAVLASCARALVREARNR; encoded by the coding sequence TTGGACCGCTCGATCCCCTGGCGGTGGGAGGTCCGTGACCGCACCCTGATAGTCCGGTTCGACACTCCGTTCCGCACCCTGGGATGGGCGCCTATGGGAGGTGGTTTTTCACGAGCCCGCGTCGTCGCCAACCACCAGGTGTCGGCTGACGATAGCGGAGCGACCGAAGCTCCCCTACGGTACCTTCGCCGCACGATTCGTCATCTTGCGATCGATCCTCGCGGCGTTGTTGCGATGATGACCGGTGCGAACGTCGGCCAGGCCGCATACGCTTTTGCCAGTCGCGGATCCCTGGTCGCAGGTGCGTGGTGCACGGCGGGGTGCACGAATGCCCTGCGGGTCGGAGACCGCGCGACCTTCGCTTCGGCGGCACCTGGTACGATCAATCTAATCGTCGCGCTTAATGAGCCTTTTGATGACAGCGCTCTGACAGAGGCAGTGCAGATAACCACCGAAGCGCGGGTTGTGGCGGTTCAGGGAGCCAAAGTCGCCAGCACAAGATCCGGCAAGCCTGCTACAGGAACCGGAACCGATTGCCTCGTGGTTGCGACTCCCGTGGGAAAGGATGCTCATCGCTACTGCGGGAAGCATACGGTGGCCGGCGAATTGATCGGCCGCGCCGTACTGGCGAGCTGTGCAAGAGCCTTGGTGCGCGAGGCGAGGAATCGCTGA
- the cbiB gene encoding adenosylcobinamide-phosphate synthase CbiB — protein sequence MTHALHLSTTLIALAMLLDVTLGDPRWLPHPARIMGAAISWGEDTLHTGDGQQDLRRGAVLATVVVVLSAGVTWAIIEICDRVDPTLGALAALAIAWTTLAARGLDSAAREVQDALLRGDEPAARRAMPALVGRDPGSLDRDAMIRATVESVAENASDGVIAPLLFLFLGGPVGAIAYKAINTLDSMIAHRDERYTYFGRFAARLDDAANWVPARVTALCIIGASEAWSRRGSDAYSVWRRDAGKHESPNAGHPEAAMAGALGIQLGGAAVYEGKKIERALLGEAVGPAKVEAIASARTILKVATLIAFVGIATIRAAVV from the coding sequence ATGACGCACGCGCTTCATCTCTCCACGACGTTGATCGCCTTGGCAATGCTGCTCGATGTGACTTTGGGTGATCCGCGCTGGTTGCCGCATCCAGCGCGGATTATGGGGGCCGCCATCTCCTGGGGCGAGGACACTCTCCATACCGGCGATGGGCAACAGGACCTCCGACGAGGGGCGGTCTTGGCCACCGTGGTGGTAGTGCTCTCGGCGGGAGTGACGTGGGCAATCATCGAAATATGTGATCGCGTCGATCCAACCTTGGGCGCGCTTGCCGCGCTCGCGATTGCGTGGACCACGCTGGCTGCACGCGGGCTCGATTCAGCCGCGCGGGAAGTTCAAGATGCATTGTTGCGCGGCGATGAACCCGCTGCGCGTCGCGCGATGCCCGCGCTGGTGGGCCGTGATCCCGGATCGCTTGACCGTGACGCGATGATTAGAGCGACGGTAGAGTCGGTTGCGGAAAACGCGAGCGACGGAGTCATTGCCCCGCTGCTATTCCTGTTCCTTGGGGGGCCGGTGGGAGCGATCGCCTACAAGGCCATCAATACGCTGGATTCGATGATTGCCCATCGCGATGAACGCTACACTTACTTCGGGCGGTTTGCCGCGCGCCTCGACGACGCCGCGAACTGGGTTCCCGCGCGAGTCACCGCGCTGTGCATCATAGGGGCGTCGGAGGCCTGGTCGCGTCGAGGTAGCGATGCCTACTCGGTGTGGCGGCGCGATGCAGGCAAACATGAAAGCCCCAACGCGGGTCATCCTGAAGCTGCGATGGCAGGCGCGCTCGGAATTCAACTCGGCGGTGCCGCTGTGTATGAAGGTAAAAAGATAGAGCGTGCGTTGCTCGGGGAGGCCGTGGGTCCGGCAAAAGTAGAAGCCATCGCGAGTGCGCGGACCATCCTCAAGGTCGCGACGCTCATCGCGTTCGTGGGCATCGCGACCATCCGAGCGGCCGTCGTATGA
- a CDS encoding aminotransferase class I/II-fold pyridoxal phosphate-dependent enzyme gives MTNPVPIDRTHGGDQPPGIIDCSVSINPLGPPPGAVHAYSTALTRITSYPPPKSAALEKRLATWFGVDPRNVLAANGTTQLIYLLARVLEPARPFVVVPTFSEIANALAGEGLPPEPIFLAPEHRYQLDLRQIDEALAGHAGAIFLGRPNSPTGTMVTMLEIGEIAARCERRGCWCVLDEAFIDFVDPPDSAVQMATQNPRVIVLRSLTKSFAIPGLRLGCVVAADEVVDALRDAIEPWSVNVVAESVGLACLEHSDEYLARTRALIATERAYLAEALAGAAGVSVFPSVANFLMLEVEAEITPGKFGAHMLSHGIAVRDLRTMPGCKVGLYRVGVRNREDNERLVNEAGKWRK, from the coding sequence ATGACGAATCCGGTCCCCATAGATCGAACCCATGGCGGAGACCAGCCACCTGGCATCATCGATTGTAGTGTGAGCATCAACCCGCTTGGCCCACCCCCCGGCGCGGTCCACGCGTACTCCACGGCACTGACTCGCATCACCTCATATCCTCCACCCAAGAGCGCCGCGCTGGAGAAACGACTGGCGACCTGGTTCGGCGTCGACCCGCGCAACGTGCTGGCCGCCAATGGAACGACCCAATTGATCTACCTGCTGGCGCGGGTGCTGGAACCGGCGCGACCGTTCGTCGTGGTTCCGACTTTTAGCGAGATCGCCAATGCCTTGGCGGGCGAGGGACTGCCGCCGGAGCCGATCTTTCTAGCCCCCGAACACCGGTACCAGCTCGACTTGCGCCAGATCGATGAGGCGCTGGCCGGTCACGCCGGTGCGATTTTTCTTGGCCGCCCCAATAGTCCGACCGGTACGATGGTGACGATGCTGGAGATTGGCGAGATCGCCGCGCGATGCGAGAGGCGCGGATGCTGGTGCGTGCTTGATGAGGCATTCATCGATTTCGTGGATCCTCCGGATTCTGCGGTGCAGATGGCCACCCAAAATCCGCGTGTGATCGTACTGCGGTCGCTCACCAAGTCGTTTGCGATACCCGGCCTGCGCCTCGGCTGCGTGGTTGCGGCGGATGAAGTGGTCGACGCACTCCGCGACGCGATCGAACCCTGGTCGGTGAATGTGGTCGCCGAGAGCGTCGGTCTTGCGTGTCTTGAACACTCCGACGAATACCTGGCGCGAACGCGCGCACTGATCGCGACAGAGCGTGCTTACTTGGCGGAGGCTTTGGCCGGCGCGGCCGGGGTGAGTGTGTTTCCCTCCGTGGCAAACTTTCTGATGCTCGAAGTCGAAGCTGAGATTACGCCGGGGAAGTTCGGCGCGCACATGTTGAGCCACGGCATCGCGGTTCGCGACCTGCGCACGATGCCAGGATGCAAGGTGGGCCTCTACCGAGTTGGAGTCCGGAATCGCGAGGACAATGAACGACTGGTGAATGAAGCAGGAAAGTGGAGGAAATAG